The Tachysurus fulvidraco isolate hzauxx_2018 chromosome 4, HZAU_PFXX_2.0, whole genome shotgun sequence DNA window GAAGCTGACAACGACGACGCTGTAGCTGATGCATCGTGGGAAAGCAGCATGTTTGAGTCTTCCACACACAGCATCCCATACTCCGGACCGGACACGAGTGCAGGAGTGTCCATTAATGATTATTTCCTGCACAGAGACGCCGTGTGTTCTTATGGCACCGAGGCTGGATCTGTTAGTAATGCGTCTTTTCCTGAAGGCCACTTTCCACACGCTGACGAGCGAATTGCCTCTCAGTCCCACACCGGCCTATTTAAACCAGAGAGGTTTGTGGTGTGTAAATATTGTGGGAAACACTTCCCCCATACCAGTGCACTCGTCCTGCATCAGCGTGTCCACACGGGGGAGAAGCCGTACTACTGCGCGCTGTGTGGGAAACGTTTCAGTCAAGCATCCAGTCTGAAGAAACACTACGGCATGCACAGAGGCGAGAAGCCCTTCAGCTGTCTGCACTGTGGAAAACTGTTCTCAGATCAGAGCAATCTGAAGAAGCATGTTAATGTGCACACTGGGGAAAAACCGTACGGCTGTGTGCAGTGTGGCAAAACCTTTAATCAGTCATCCAACCTGAAGACACACATGAAGATCCACACACGGGAGAAACCGTTTAGCTGTGAGCACTGTGGCCAGATCTTTGCCTACAAGAGCAGTCTGGTGAAACATCAGCAGAGGAACTGCCTTACTCTGCAGAACCCACTGCAGAACCCACTGCAACAGTTTTAGACCTTTTTAAGTCTGGATTTTTTGTTCTCCATTCGACAGTTTTATAAATATCCTGTATGCGGTTAGACGACATCTGACCTGAACTCCAGTAACTCgttcatgtgatttttttttttttttaattctctccGAATGAACAGTAACTGtgttcttccttcctttccagAGAACATTCCTGCAGATACTTCCAGgcaaacacacattaaaagcATACACTCTGTCCCTTGCCTAGTGCTCTAATATAAATATCCTTGTTAAAGACCTGCAGACACTCTGTGATGACTTTATTAGGTTTTGCTGCATTCCCAAGTGAAGTGATAAATACAGAATCCATTGTTTCCCTTTTAATAAACAGCCAactgtgtgtataaaattaTAGCAttcagtattaaaataaataatgtggcCACTGTAACGACTGTGTAAGTAATCTGACAGTGAGAAGCTTTTAGACTCATGTACGAAgaatctttttttcttaatgaaCACAAACTCCTGTAATACTAATATGAAAAGGAAGCTATATGTAGTgccttgttattattattattattattattattgttatttcttCTTGTGCAAAAATAAAGTATTGGAAAAGTTAAACACtggttttatatagaattatagatggaaaaaaaatggacagaCTGGCAGATTGATGGATAAAAGTATGAGACTGACGCTCATTCACAGTAATATTGACTgtgtccactagggggcagcagcAAACAACTAAACTTACTGGGAAAGTTTCTGCTTCATCAGTGGTCCGAGTAGTGGAGTGAAAAACTAgatttgtgtctctctctctctctctctctctctctctctctctctctttctccctgtctctctctttctctctctttctccctgtctgtctctttctccttctctctctctctctctccctctctctctctctctctctgtctgtctgtctctttctctctctttctccctgtctgtctgtctctctctctctctctctctctctctctcgtctgtctgtttcccaaatttgtgttaatgttaaaatgttaacatATTTGTATGCTACATCTGGTGCAGTAcaccacagtgttacacacagtCCTTTATAAGGTATATGTGTAAAGCACCTGAGACAGAagtctacagtacagtagtgcaCATGCAGTGCAGCCCAGTTTACGGTTCTGTGTTTCAGTAAAGCGCAGGTTTTCTCAGCTGCTGCAGGAAGTCgagacactgctgggctttTCTGGTGATGAAGCTGGTTTTGAGGGACCATGTGAGGTTCTCTAACAGGTGaggaccaggtgaggttctctaACAGGTGaggaccaggtgaggttc harbors:
- the si:dkey-56e3.3 gene encoding zinc finger protein 271 — translated: MAAVEDSRMPGVLAFQTQIASVMEVFANAAVAEICKVVEVSYTELQMEIVKSQKENTLLKRRLKMIEMRESFYKRTNRLKESSGGEGGRVRVKIDTVERERRPTEETLPHDTVTCTSAQQECVMECVEQDGQSDLLMLKQERTESISKVQETETRDTTGRENILQHDSLQQQESDEECDFLKEEQHEERGDASARDGSCPDEGTSSIEADNDDAVADASWESSMFESSTHSIPYSGPDTSAGVSINDYFLHRDAVCSYGTEAGSVSNASFPEGHFPHADERIASQSHTGLFKPERFVVCKYCGKHFPHTSALVLHQRVHTGEKPYYCALCGKRFSQASSLKKHYGMHRGEKPFSCLHCGKLFSDQSNLKKHVNVHTGEKPYGCVQCGKTFNQSSNLKTHMKIHTREKPFSCEHCGQIFAYKSSLVKHQQRNCLTLQNPLQNPLQQF